From Thermoleophilum album:
TGCGACGTGCGCATCGAGCGCAAGCTGCCACCTGACGTGTTCCTTCCCCGCCCGCGCGTCTGGTCGGCGCTTTTGCGGCTAGAGCGCGTGCGTCCGCCGCTCGACGAGCGCGCGGTCCGGCTCGTGCGAGCCGGGTTCGCGCACCGCCGCAAGCCGCTAGCCAACGCGCTTTCGCGCGCAGGCGTCGTCGGCGCCGCCGACCGCGCGCGCGTGCGCGACGCGCTCGCCGCCCTCGGCTACCCGCCCGACGCCCGCGCCGAGGCGCTCGCCGCCGATGCGTGGCGACGCCTCGCCGACAAGCTCGCTGGCGCCGGCCCAGAGCGCCAGCGCGGCGGCCCACGAGCCGCGAGCTCTGGCGCAGCGTCCGCGACCGGCGAGGGCGCTGGGCGGGGTGGGACCCGACAAGGGCTCGACGGGAGCGACCACCCGGGTGCGTGAGGGAAAGCGGGTATATGTCGTGAGTGCGGATGGCGGGGGAGCGCAAGTGACAGGGGCGGCGCGGCGCGCGGGGCTCGGTGGTCACTACACGGGGTTTGCCGCACCCCGCAGGCTGCGCGAACAAGCGCCGGCGAAACTGAACTTGCTGTTGCGGGTCGGTCGCGCGCGCGCCGACGGGATGCACCCGCTCGTCTCGGTGTTCGCCCGGCTCGAGCTCGCCGACACCGTCGAGATCGAGCTCGACCCTGCGCTAGCCGAGGACGTCGTTGTCTGTCCGGGGGTGGCAGGCGAGAACCTCGTCGCGCGCGCACTGCAAGCACTGCGCGGCCTGCTTCCGACGCTGCCGCCGCTGCGTGCCACGATCGACAAGCGCATACCCGTGGCAGCCGGGCTCGGCGGCGGTTCGGCCGACGCAGCGGCCGCCCTGCGCGCCGCGCTGGCGTTAGCGCGCGATGCGCTGGGGCGCAGCGCGGCGGGGGCAAGCGCCGAAACGCCAAGCCCCCTCGCCACCACCGGGCAGCGCGCGGCCTTTGTGGAAAGCGAAGAACTCGCGAGGCTCGCTCTCGCGCTCGGCGCGGACGTGCCCTCCCAGCTCGAACCACGACACTTGTTGGTGTGGGGGGTGGGCGAGCATTTCGAGCCGCTCACGCTGCCGCCGCTCGCGGTCGTGCTCGTGCCGCACACGCACGGTCTCGCCACCGCGCACGTCTACCGGGAGTTCGACCGTCGCCATCCGCAACCGCCCCCGCTGCCCGACCTGGACACGGTGCGGGCGCTCTTCGCCACAGCTAGCCCCGAGCAGATCGCCGCCGCCGTCGCCAACGACCTTGCGCCCGTCGCTGCCGCCCTGGTGCCCGAGATCGCGGTGGCCCTCGATGCCGTGCGCAGAAGCGGTGCGCTCGCTGCCTCTGTGTCAGGATCGGGACCGACCGTCTTCGGTCTCTACCGTTCCCGTGCTGAGGCCCGCACTGCGGCCGCTGCGCTGCGGGCCGAGCTGCCGAGCGGTTTCGAGGAGCCGATAGTGACCGCCATCGCCGATCGATCGACGCCGGCGCCCGCCCTGTCGGTGCAGGGAGGGACAGCGGGGTGCGCGTAGCTGGCTACGCGCTCGCCGCGCTGCTCGTAGCAGCTGTGGTGCCGCTCCGGCGGCGCCTCGGCTGGCCCGCTGCGCTCGCCGCGCTCGTCGCGGCAGCGGCAGTGGTCGTGGTGGCGAGCGGTTTGCTCCCGCACCCGCCAGATCCCAAAAAGCTGATCCGCGACACCGCGCAGGCGCTCGGGCCCTGGTCGTACCTGCTCGTCGGAACGCTCGCCTTCCTCGAGACGGGAGCTTTCGTCGGCCTCGTCGTTCCTGGCGAAACAGTGGTGATCGTCGGCGGTGTCATCGCCGGCCAGGGTGAGATCGACCTGCTGCTGCTGATCGGGGTGACGTGGTTCGCAGCGATCGCCGGCGACAGCGTTTCCTTCCTGCTCGGCCGCAAGCTCGGGCGGCCGTTCGCGCTCAAGCACGGGGGACGCTTCCGAATCACCGAGGAGCGCCTAGAGCAGGTCGAGCGCTACTTCGATCGCCACGGCGGCAAGACGATCCTGATCGGGCGCTGGATCGGCGTGGTGCGCGCACTCGCTCCCTTCATCGCCGGGTCTTCACAGCTTCCCTACAGCCGTTTCATCCCCTACAGCGTGATCGGCACCGGCATCTGGTCGACGACGTTCTGCGTGCTCGGTTTCGTTTTCTGGCACTCCTTCGACACCATCGCGAGCCTGGCGAGCCGTGCGACCGCCGCCTTCGGGATGCTGGTGGCGCTCGTCGTCGCGACGATCGTCGCTTACCGCC
This genomic window contains:
- a CDS encoding 4-(cytidine 5'-diphospho)-2-C-methyl-D-erythritol kinase, with protein sequence MTGAARRAGLGGHYTGFAAPRRLREQAPAKLNLLLRVGRARADGMHPLVSVFARLELADTVEIELDPALAEDVVVCPGVAGENLVARALQALRGLLPTLPPLRATIDKRIPVAAGLGGGSADAAAALRAALALARDALGRSAAGASAETPSPLATTGQRAAFVESEELARLALALGADVPSQLEPRHLLVWGVGEHFEPLTLPPLAVVLVPHTHGLATAHVYREFDRRHPQPPPLPDLDTVRALFATASPEQIAAAVANDLAPVAAALVPEIAVALDAVRRSGALAASVSGSGPTVFGLYRSRAEARTAAAALRAELPSGFEEPIVTAIADRSTPAPALSVQGGTAGCA